The Zavarzinia compransoris genome includes a window with the following:
- a CDS encoding DUF1989 domain-containing protein — protein sequence MIAGVVPARQGLAVRLKRGEVLKVINTHGNQVVDFWAFAEADPREFMSMEHCHTRLLRLIPRPGDLLVTNRRRPILAFVEDTSPGIHDTVIAACDSHRYRELGCTGPHDNCTDNLFDALRRAGAEAPECPAPFNLFMNVPVGPDGSLAFVAPVSRPGDHVAFRAEMDCIAVMSACPMDITPVNGMAPTEVHYAVV from the coding sequence ATGATCGCAGGCGTGGTTCCGGCCCGGCAGGGCCTGGCGGTGCGGCTGAAGCGCGGCGAGGTGCTGAAGGTGATCAATACCCACGGCAACCAGGTGGTCGATTTCTGGGCCTTCGCCGAGGCCGACCCGCGCGAATTCATGTCCATGGAACATTGCCACACCCGCCTGCTGCGCCTGATCCCGCGGCCCGGCGATCTTCTGGTCACCAACCGGCGCCGCCCCATCCTCGCCTTCGTCGAGGATACCTCGCCCGGCATCCACGATACGGTGATCGCCGCCTGCGACAGCCATCGCTACCGGGAATTGGGCTGCACCGGCCCCCACGACAATTGCACCGACAATCTGTTCGACGCCCTGCGCCGCGCCGGGGCGGAGGCGCCGGAATGCCCCGCCCCCTTCAACCTGTTCATGAATGTGCCGGTCGGGCCCGACGGCAGCCTCGCCTTCGTCGCCCCCGTCTCGCGGCCCGGCGACCATGTCGCCTTCAGGGCCGAGATGGACTGTATCGCCGTCATGTCCGCCTGCCCCATGGACATCACGCCGGTGAACGGCATGGCCCCGACAGAGGTCCATTACGCCGTCGTCTGA
- a CDS encoding ABC transporter ATP-binding protein encodes MLTLSGLGKTYPDGTEALRGIDLSIAEGEIVAVLGGSGCGKSTLLRLVAGLDRPSAGDAILDGTPITRPHEAVGVVFQEPRLFPWARVADNVGFGLRHLPKAERARLVEAELARVGLAGAGHRWPRELSGGMAQRVSLARSLIANPRVLLLDEPFSALDALTRAGLQDHLATLWSYHRPTLILVTHDIEETLVLADRVVVLRPRPGRIDTVIDIDLARPRDRDSAAFEQVKRGLRRALDQSLGVTHDDARAEAAE; translated from the coding sequence ATGCTGACCCTGTCCGGCCTCGGCAAGACCTATCCCGACGGCACCGAAGCGCTGCGGGGGATCGACCTTTCGATCGCCGAGGGCGAGATCGTCGCCGTCCTCGGCGGCTCGGGCTGCGGCAAGAGCACCTTGCTGCGCCTCGTCGCCGGCCTGGACCGGCCGAGTGCCGGCGATGCCATCCTGGACGGCACGCCGATCACCCGCCCGCATGAGGCGGTGGGCGTGGTCTTCCAGGAACCCCGCCTGTTCCCCTGGGCCCGGGTCGCGGACAATGTCGGCTTCGGCCTTCGCCACCTGCCCAAGGCCGAGCGCGCCCGGCTGGTCGAGGCGGAACTGGCCCGCGTCGGCCTGGCCGGCGCCGGCCACCGCTGGCCGCGCGAATTGTCCGGCGGCATGGCGCAGCGCGTCTCGCTGGCCCGCTCGCTGATCGCCAATCCCCGGGTGCTGCTGCTGGACGAACCCTTCTCCGCCCTCGACGCCCTGACCCGCGCCGGCTTGCAGGACCATCTGGCCACGCTCTGGTCCTATCACCGCCCGACCCTGATCCTGGTCACCCACGACATCGAGGAAACCCTGGTCCTGGCCGACCGGGTGGTCGTGCTGCGTCCGCGCCCCGGCCGCATCGACACCGTGATCGACATCGACCTCGCCCGCCCGCGCGACCGCGACTCCGCGGCTTTCGAACAGGTGAAGCGCGGCCTGCGCCGCGCCCTCGACCAGTCGCTGGGCGTCACCCACGACGATGCCCGCGCCGAGGCGGCGGAGTAA
- a CDS encoding alpha/beta hydrolase family esterase, translated as MRIASLVLFLIGLALPARAGDFPDKGDPAEATRRTLATADGPRDYLVQPLPGRGPRPVVILLHGGTQEARQIWKQTSLATIARREGFILVAPNGLDRHWNDGRGATIAAGPPSTADDIGFLLAVIDDVARRDGGDPRTVFMAGVSNGGFMAMAFACSGRFQLKAGANLISNLPAAAVGACKAAPTPWLSLNGTSDSVIPFAGQPAGTVRRGEEQPALLSADETFLFFAARAGCARETLRDRLPDLDPGDGSWVERKTHPCPGARSAVQYIVHNGGHVTPGLALGPVLGRMLGGVNMDVDTGSLLWSFFGDQRR; from the coding sequence ATGCGCATCGCCAGCCTCGTTCTTTTCCTGATCGGGCTGGCGCTGCCGGCCCGGGCCGGCGATTTCCCCGACAAGGGCGACCCCGCCGAAGCCACCCGCCGCACCCTGGCGACGGCGGATGGCCCCCGCGACTATCTGGTCCAGCCCCTGCCCGGCCGGGGCCCCCGGCCCGTGGTCATCCTCCTGCACGGCGGCACCCAGGAGGCGCGGCAGATCTGGAAGCAGACCAGCCTCGCGACCATCGCCCGGCGCGAGGGCTTCATCCTGGTCGCCCCCAACGGTCTCGACCGCCACTGGAACGACGGCCGGGGCGCCACCATCGCCGCCGGGCCGCCCTCGACGGCGGACGACATCGGCTTTCTGCTTGCCGTGATCGACGACGTCGCCCGCCGCGACGGCGGCGATCCCCGGACCGTGTTCATGGCCGGGGTTTCCAACGGCGGCTTCATGGCCATGGCTTTCGCCTGTTCCGGCCGCTTCCAGTTGAAGGCCGGCGCCAATCTGATCTCGAACCTGCCGGCGGCCGCGGTCGGTGCCTGCAAGGCCGCGCCCACGCCCTGGCTGTCGCTGAACGGCACCAGCGATTCCGTCATCCCCTTCGCCGGCCAGCCGGCGGGAACGGTCCGCCGGGGCGAGGAACAGCCGGCCCTGCTGTCGGCGGACGAGACCTTCCTGTTCTTCGCCGCCCGGGCCGGCTGCGCCCGCGAAACGCTGCGCGACCGCCTGCCCGACCTCGACCCCGGCGACGGTTCCTGGGTCGAGCGCAAGACCCACCCCTGCCCGGGCGCGCGCAGCGCCGTCCAATACATCGTCCACAACGGCGGGCATGTGACGCCGGGCCTCGCCCTCGGCCCGGTGCTCGGGCGCATGCTCGGCGGGGTCAACATGGATGTCGATACCGGCAGCCTGCTCTGGTCCTTCTTCGGCGACCAGCGGCGCTGA
- a CDS encoding ABC transporter permease: protein MASLDLPLPAPPRRLAVTPWVLALALPLLLGAGWEAAVAAGLASGRLLPPPSRIAATLWDLAASGELSAHVLATLGRVAAGFALGAAAGIAIGAAAGYSRLFRYLVDPSLQGLRAIPSLAWVPLFILWLGIFEESKIALIAIGVLFPVYLGVSGAILSVDRRIVEVGRVFRLKGLELVGRVLLPAILPATILALRTGLGLGWMFVVAAEIMGASEGLGYLLVDGQQLGKPDQILAAIIVFALLGKLTDGLVVAVTAPFLRWQDAFGGVA, encoded by the coding sequence ATGGCCAGCCTCGACCTGCCGCTTCCCGCCCCGCCCCGGCGCCTGGCCGTAACCCCCTGGGTTCTGGCGCTGGCGCTGCCGCTCCTCCTCGGCGCGGGGTGGGAGGCGGCGGTGGCGGCCGGCCTCGCCTCCGGGCGGCTGCTGCCGCCGCCCAGCCGCATCGCCGCCACCCTGTGGGACCTGGCGGCGAGCGGCGAATTGTCGGCCCATGTCCTCGCCACCCTCGGCCGGGTCGCGGCCGGTTTCGCCCTGGGAGCGGCGGCCGGCATCGCAATCGGCGCCGCGGCCGGCTATTCCCGCCTGTTCCGGTACTTGGTCGATCCCTCGTTGCAGGGCTTGCGCGCCATTCCGTCGCTGGCCTGGGTGCCGCTGTTCATCCTCTGGCTCGGCATCTTCGAGGAATCGAAGATCGCGCTGATCGCCATCGGCGTGCTCTTTCCGGTCTATCTGGGCGTCTCCGGCGCCATCCTCTCGGTCGATCGCCGCATCGTCGAAGTCGGCCGCGTGTTCCGCCTGAAGGGGCTGGAACTGGTCGGCCGGGTGCTGCTGCCGGCGATCTTGCCCGCCACCATCCTGGCGCTGCGCACCGGCCTCGGCCTCGGCTGGATGTTCGTGGTCGCGGCCGAGATCATGGGGGCGTCGGAGGGGCTTGGCTATCTGCTGGTCGATGGGCAACAATTGGGCAAGCCCGACCAGATCCTGGCCGCCATCATCGTCTTCGCCCTGCTCGGCAAGCTGACGGACGGTCTGGTGGTGGCGGTGACCGCGCCCTTCCTGCGCTGGCAGGATGCTTTTGGTGGAGTTGCGTAA
- a CDS encoding NUDIX domain-containing protein, with the protein MSEARLLPAATVLLLRDGAGGLEVFMVQRHYQIDFAGGALVFPGGKVDARDYAPDLRPRLAPAPALRDDLIPFAIAAIRESFEECGILLARPAGSDALVDAERLTAIEARWREPLAKGSIGILDVVAAEDLTLALDRLTHYSHWVTPGFMPKRFDTHFFLAVAPADQLALHDGGETVDSIWIRPDDAIAEAIAGKRSVIFPTRMNLSVLTRDGDAAGAVARAAGKPPVRVEPWIEDREDGQFLVIGAEAGYDRTAAPISELK; encoded by the coding sequence ATGAGTGAAGCCCGCCTGCTGCCGGCCGCCACCGTCCTTCTGCTGCGCGACGGCGCGGGCGGGCTCGAAGTCTTCATGGTCCAGCGCCACTACCAGATCGATTTCGCCGGCGGTGCCCTGGTCTTCCCCGGCGGCAAGGTGGATGCCCGGGATTACGCCCCGGACCTGCGCCCCCGCCTTGCCCCGGCCCCGGCCCTCCGCGACGACCTGATCCCCTTCGCCATCGCCGCCATCCGCGAATCCTTCGAGGAATGCGGCATTCTCCTGGCCCGGCCCGCAGGCTCGGACGCACTGGTCGACGCCGAGCGCCTGACCGCGATCGAGGCGCGCTGGCGCGAGCCGCTGGCCAAGGGCAGCATCGGCATTCTCGACGTCGTCGCGGCCGAGGACCTGACCCTCGCCCTCGACCGCCTCACCCATTATTCCCATTGGGTGACGCCCGGCTTCATGCCGAAACGCTTCGATACCCATTTCTTCCTGGCGGTGGCGCCGGCCGACCAACTGGCCCTGCACGACGGCGGCGAGACGGTGGACAGCATCTGGATCCGCCCGGACGACGCAATCGCCGAGGCGATCGCCGGCAAGCGCTCGGTGATCTTCCCGACGCGCATGAACCTGTCCGTGCTCACCCGCGACGGTGATGCCGCCGGTGCCGTCGCCCGTGCCGCCGGAAAGCCCCCGGTCCGGGTCGAGCCCTGGATCGAGGACCGCGAGGACGGCCAGTTCCTGGTCATCGGGGCGGAGGCCGGCTACGACCGCACCGCCGCCCCGATCTCCGAACTGAAGTAA
- a CDS encoding acetyl-CoA acetyltransferase: MSDETTPVLIGVGQVTQKDVDPREARGPIEMMRDAARLAAEDAGIGAAGLGRIDRLAVVRFMSGNYADPVALLAETLGAHPVDRVHTAVGGNSPQMLVNETAEKIARGETRLALLAGAEVLSTITRAQKQGIDTPFSAITLTEEDRNGSLPVELAHGLFPPVNVYPLFENALRAKRGRSLKAHLKKIGDLFAPFTKVAAANPNAWFPIERTAEELVTPGARNRFVGYPYTKLVNAIIEVDQSAAVLMASVAEAKRLGVPRENWVYLHGCADAKDHWYVLERVNYHSSPAIRTMGREAFAMAGKTVADMAYFDIYSCFPSAVQIAKQELALPEVDEIPLTVTGGLPYFGGPGNNYVMHSIAEMARRLRADPGTFGLVTANGWYVTKHAAGIYSTAAPARPFARKPPDLYQAEIDAEPKPALALEPAGDARIETYTVVHGRDGEPFMGIVIGRLGDGSRFVANTPADADVFDLLLDGEAIGRKGKVTSDGGQNSFDPR; this comes from the coding sequence ATGTCCGATGAAACCACACCCGTCCTGATCGGCGTCGGCCAGGTCACCCAGAAGGACGTGGACCCGCGCGAGGCCCGCGGCCCGATCGAGATGATGCGCGATGCCGCCCGTCTCGCCGCCGAGGACGCGGGCATCGGCGCCGCCGGCCTCGGCCGGATCGACCGGCTGGCGGTGGTGCGCTTCATGTCGGGCAATTACGCCGATCCGGTCGCCCTGCTGGCGGAGACGCTCGGCGCCCATCCGGTGGATAGGGTGCATACCGCGGTCGGCGGCAATTCGCCCCAGATGCTGGTGAACGAGACGGCGGAAAAGATCGCCCGGGGCGAGACCCGTCTCGCCCTTCTCGCCGGGGCCGAGGTGCTGTCGACCATCACCCGCGCCCAGAAGCAGGGCATCGACACTCCCTTCAGCGCCATCACCCTGACCGAGGAAGACCGCAACGGTTCCCTGCCGGTCGAACTGGCCCACGGCCTGTTTCCGCCGGTCAATGTCTATCCGCTGTTCGAGAATGCGCTGCGCGCCAAGCGCGGCCGCAGCCTGAAGGCGCATCTGAAGAAGATCGGCGATCTCTTCGCCCCCTTCACCAAGGTCGCCGCCGCCAACCCCAATGCCTGGTTCCCGATCGAACGCACGGCCGAGGAACTGGTAACGCCGGGCGCCCGGAACCGCTTCGTCGGCTATCCCTATACCAAGCTGGTCAATGCCATCATCGAGGTCGACCAGTCGGCCGCCGTGCTCATGGCTTCCGTCGCCGAGGCGAAGCGCCTGGGCGTCCCGCGCGAGAACTGGGTTTATCTCCACGGCTGCGCCGACGCCAAGGACCATTGGTACGTGCTGGAGCGGGTGAACTACCACTCCAGCCCGGCGATCCGCACCATGGGCCGCGAGGCTTTCGCCATGGCCGGCAAGACCGTGGCCGACATGGCCTATTTCGACATTTATTCCTGCTTCCCCTCGGCGGTGCAGATCGCCAAGCAGGAATTGGCCCTGCCGGAGGTCGACGAAATCCCCCTGACGGTGACCGGCGGCCTGCCCTATTTCGGCGGGCCCGGGAACAATTACGTCATGCATTCGATCGCGGAAATGGCGCGGCGGCTGCGCGCCGATCCGGGCACCTTCGGGCTGGTCACCGCCAACGGCTGGTATGTGACCAAACATGCCGCCGGCATCTATTCGACCGCGGCGCCGGCGCGGCCCTTCGCCCGCAAGCCCCCCGACCTCTATCAGGCCGAGATCGACGCCGAGCCGAAACCGGCCCTGGCCCTGGAACCGGCGGGCGATGCGCGCATTGAGACCTATACCGTCGTCCATGGCCGCGACGGCGAACCCTTCATGGGCATCGTCATCGGCCGGCTCGGGGACGGCAGCCGTTTCGTCGCCAATACGCCCGCCGACGCCGATGTCTTCGACCTGCTGCTCGACGGCGAGGCGATCGGCCGCAAGGGCAAGGTGACGAGCGACGGCGGCCAGAACAGCTTCGATCCGCGGTAG
- a CDS encoding aliphatic sulfonate ABC transporter substrate-binding protein, whose amino-acid sequence MTKRIHANRRQLLAGIAAGALAVPFVRGARAAGLDEIRIDFATYNPVSLLLKDKGWLEEEFKADGTNIRWVQSLGSNKALEFLNAGSLHFGSSAGAAALIARINGNPVKSVYVYSKPEWTALVTRKDTGIAAPADLKGKRVAVTRGTDPHIFLIRALAEAGLKEADVKLVLLQHGDGKAALIRGDVDAWAGLDPIMAAAEVDDGATLFFRKPDWNTYGVLNTPETFAAEQPAIVRRVLAVYEKARQYAIANPAEVTAALVAVAKLPEPVIARQLGERTDLSNSRIGQAQRDTILAAGLALQEAGVVKADVDVKAVTGALLVEDFNTAAG is encoded by the coding sequence ATGACCAAACGCATTCACGCCAACCGCCGCCAGCTGCTCGCCGGGATCGCCGCCGGCGCCCTGGCCGTTCCCTTCGTCCGCGGCGCCCGCGCCGCCGGGCTGGACGAGATCCGCATCGATTTCGCGACCTATAACCCGGTCAGCCTCCTGCTCAAGGATAAGGGCTGGCTGGAAGAGGAATTCAAGGCCGACGGCACCAACATCCGCTGGGTGCAGTCGCTCGGCTCCAACAAGGCGCTGGAATTCCTCAATGCCGGTTCGCTGCATTTCGGCTCCTCCGCCGGGGCCGCCGCCCTGATCGCCCGCATCAACGGCAATCCGGTGAAATCGGTCTATGTCTATTCCAAGCCGGAATGGACCGCGCTCGTCACCCGCAAGGACACGGGCATCGCCGCGCCGGCCGACCTCAAGGGCAAGCGGGTCGCCGTCACCCGCGGCACCGATCCCCATATCTTCCTGATCCGGGCGCTGGCCGAGGCCGGCCTCAAGGAAGCGGACGTGAAGCTCGTCCTGCTCCAGCACGGCGACGGCAAGGCGGCGCTGATCCGCGGCGATGTCGATGCCTGGGCCGGCCTCGACCCGATCATGGCCGCGGCCGAGGTCGACGACGGCGCCACCCTGTTCTTCCGCAAGCCCGACTGGAACACCTATGGTGTCCTCAACACGCCGGAGACCTTCGCCGCCGAACAGCCGGCGATCGTCCGCCGCGTCCTCGCCGTCTACGAGAAGGCCCGGCAATATGCGATCGCCAACCCGGCGGAAGTGACCGCGGCCCTGGTCGCCGTCGCCAAGCTGCCCGAGCCGGTGATCGCCCGCCAGCTCGGCGAACGCACCGACCTCTCGAACAGCCGCATCGGCCAGGCCCAGCGCGACACCATCCTGGCCGCCGGCCTCGCCCTTCAGGAAGCGGGCGTGGTCAAGGCCGATGTCGACGTAAAGGCCGTGACCGGCGCCCTGCTGGTCGAGGACTTCAACACCGCCGCCGGCTGA
- a CDS encoding MaoC family dehydratase — protein MAINYDEIMKLESGPWTVTYTDRETMLYALGLGLGLDPLNPNELPFVYENGLKVLPTQATVVAWDNTLLAKSGVNFIMVVHGEERLKVHAPLPSEGTIECRGKVTGCYDKGAGKGALLLADTEIRDQATGQLLITVGMTIFARGDGGFGGPAGGGPEPHKLPERDVEKAIAYRTLESQALIYRLSGDRNPLHADPNFAQMAGFPRPILHGLCTYGNACRAVVEAYCDFDPTRIVEFNARFSAPVFPGETLETQMWRDGDVVSFRTRIVERDVIAINNGKAVIKG, from the coding sequence ATGGCCATCAACTACGACGAGATCATGAAGCTGGAGTCCGGCCCCTGGACCGTGACCTATACCGACCGCGAGACCATGCTCTATGCCCTTGGCCTCGGTCTCGGCCTCGATCCGCTGAACCCGAACGAACTGCCCTTCGTCTATGAGAACGGCCTGAAGGTCCTGCCGACGCAGGCGACCGTGGTCGCCTGGGACAATACGCTGCTGGCGAAATCCGGCGTCAACTTCATCATGGTGGTGCACGGCGAGGAACGCCTGAAGGTCCACGCCCCCCTGCCCAGCGAAGGCACCATCGAATGCCGGGGCAAGGTCACCGGCTGTTACGACAAGGGCGCCGGCAAGGGCGCGCTGCTGCTCGCCGATACCGAGATCCGCGACCAGGCGACCGGCCAATTGCTGATCACCGTCGGCATGACCATCTTCGCCCGCGGCGACGGCGGCTTCGGCGGCCCGGCCGGCGGCGGGCCGGAACCGCACAAGCTGCCCGAGCGGGACGTGGAAAAGGCCATCGCCTACCGGACCCTGGAATCCCAGGCCCTGATCTACCGCCTGTCGGGCGACCGCAACCCCCTGCACGCCGATCCGAACTTCGCCCAGATGGCGGGCTTCCCGCGGCCGATCCTGCACGGGCTCTGCACCTACGGCAACGCCTGCCGCGCGGTGGTCGAGGCCTACTGCGACTTCGACCCGACCCGCATCGTCGAATTCAACGCCCGCTTCTCCGCCCCCGTGTTCCCGGGCGAGACGCTGGAAACCCAGATGTGGCGCGACGGCGACGTGGTCTCCTTCCGCACCCGCATCGTCGAGCGCGACGTGATCGCCATCAACAACGGCAAAGCCGTGATCAAGGGGTAA
- the ssuD gene encoding FMNH2-dependent alkanesulfonate monooxygenase, which translates to MSKVAPQDQANVFWFLPTHGDGRYLGTGKGGRAVDLDYLTQIAQAADRLGYYGVLIPTGKSCEDSWLVASAMVPVTKRLRYLVAVRPGLQPPTLAARMTATLDRLSSGRALINVVTGGDPVENKGDGIFLSHAERYEVTREFLNVYKRLLAGETVDFHGKHIQVEGAQLLFPPVQAGGPPLYFGGSSPEANQVAAETVDKYLTWGEPPAAVAEKISTVKALADAEGRKVSFGIRLHVIVRETTAEAWAAADQLISHVDEATIASAQKIFSRMDSEGQRRMSALHGGQRDKLEVSPNLWAGVGLVRGGAGTALVGDPETVAARIKEYMAIGIDSFVLSGYPHLEEAYRFAELVFPLLPLAHDAPATGSAGVNTGPFGETIANDIRPQEVRRASQS; encoded by the coding sequence ATGAGTAAGGTCGCACCCCAGGACCAGGCCAACGTCTTCTGGTTCCTGCCGACCCATGGCGACGGCCGCTACCTTGGCACCGGCAAGGGTGGGCGGGCCGTCGATCTCGACTATCTGACCCAGATCGCCCAGGCGGCGGACCGGCTCGGCTATTACGGCGTCCTGATCCCCACCGGCAAGAGCTGCGAGGACAGCTGGCTGGTCGCCTCTGCCATGGTGCCGGTGACGAAGCGCCTGCGCTATCTGGTCGCCGTCCGTCCCGGGCTGCAGCCGCCGACCCTGGCCGCCCGCATGACCGCGACGCTGGACCGCCTGTCCAGCGGCCGCGCCCTGATCAATGTGGTGACCGGCGGCGACCCGGTCGAGAACAAGGGCGACGGCATTTTCCTGTCCCATGCCGAACGCTATGAAGTGACGCGCGAATTCCTGAACGTCTACAAGCGCCTGCTGGCGGGCGAGACGGTGGATTTCCACGGCAAGCACATCCAGGTCGAAGGGGCGCAGCTCCTGTTCCCGCCGGTCCAGGCCGGCGGTCCCCCGCTCTATTTCGGCGGCTCCTCGCCCGAGGCCAACCAGGTGGCGGCGGAAACCGTCGACAAATATCTGACCTGGGGCGAACCGCCCGCCGCCGTCGCGGAAAAGATCAGCACGGTGAAGGCGCTGGCCGATGCCGAGGGGCGCAAGGTCAGCTTCGGCATCCGCCTCCACGTCATCGTGCGCGAAACCACGGCGGAAGCCTGGGCGGCGGCGGACCAGCTGATTTCCCATGTCGACGAAGCCACCATCGCCTCGGCCCAGAAGATTTTCTCGCGCATGGATTCCGAAGGCCAGCGCCGCATGTCGGCGCTGCACGGCGGCCAGCGCGACAAGCTCGAAGTCAGCCCCAACCTCTGGGCCGGGGTCGGCCTGGTGCGCGGCGGCGCCGGCACCGCCCTGGTCGGCGATCCGGAAACCGTGGCCGCGCGCATCAAGGAATATATGGCGATCGGCATCGACAGTTTCGTCCTCTCCGGCTACCCGCACCTCGAGGAAGCCTATCGTTTCGCCGAACTGGTGTTCCCCCTGCTGCCGCTGGCCCATGATGCGCCGGCGACCGGCAGCGCCGGCGTCAACACCGGCCCCTTCGGCGAAACCATCGCCAACGATATCCGCCCGCAGGAAGTCCGCCGGGCGTCGCAGTCGTGA